A single window of Calonectris borealis chromosome 31, bCalBor7.hap1.2, whole genome shotgun sequence DNA harbors:
- the LOC142073922 gene encoding uncharacterized protein LOC142073922 → MDTGSADLGPRCQAGADAGSTESMPARQGGEDTGSADSRPPCQHLADATSAKVTPGSQDRAGTGSAKTMPRCWDRADAGNADSGPRCQDEEGADSAKPMPACQHRANTSSANFGGQYRDRAATGSTDLGTHYQNQADTGSSKPMPACRDEAATSSTDSGTRCQDTADARSADSRTRCQDTADAKSADSGTRCQDTADARSAESAPQHQHEEDAAKPSRHDGEATGEATAAGARPFRCGACGKRFGASTTLMRHQALHGAERPFSCAECGRGFCDRAALATHRRGHTGERPFACAQCGKAFAGSAGLLVHQRAHTGERPFACAECGQRFRQSAHLAQHRQGAHGTGRPHPCPQCGKAFALRSTLARHAQTHTGERPHACGDCGRRFRQRAHLARHRLAHTGERPFPCGECGKTFALSATLLRHQLVHTGERPHRCPDCPRAYTQSAYLAQHRRSAHAGQRPHACPECPRTFADRANLLRHRRGHAGARPHACGQCGRRFAQRAHLRAHAGTHGGQRSFACGQCGQLFGRRAALAAHGRAHGGQRPFACGQCGQRFAQRASLVEHGRRHTGERPHRCPLCHRRFRHRSALLRHRRAHAGERPFPCAHCGRRYSRSSNLLLHQRVHAPN, encoded by the coding sequence ATGGACACCGGCAGCGCCGATTTGGGGCCACGATGCCAAGCTGGGGCAGATGCCGGCAGCACCGAATCGATGCCGGCGCGTCAGGGCGGTGAGGACACCGGCAGCGCCGATTCGAGGCCACCGTGCCAACACCTGGCAGATGCCACCAGTGCCAAAGTGACACCAGGCAGCCAGGACAGGGCAGGCACCGGCAGTGCCAAAACGATGCCGCGGTGTTGGGACAGGGCTGATGCCGGCAATGCCGATTCGGGACCACGATGCCAGGATGAAGAGGGTGCTGACAGTGCCAAACCGATGCCGGCGTGCCAGCACCGGGCAAACACCAGCAGTGCCAATTTCGGGGGACAATACCGGGACCGGGCAGCCACTGGCAGCACCGATCTGGGGACACACTACCAGAACCAGGCAGACACCGGCAGCTCCAAACCAATGCCGGCGTGCCGGGACGAGGCAGCCACCAGCAGCACCGATTCGGGGACACGATGCCAGGACACGGCGGATGCCAGGAGCGCCGATTCGAGGACACGATGCCAGGACACGGCGGATGCCAAGAGCGCCGATTCGGGGACACGATGCCAGGACACGGCGGATGCCAGGAGCGCCGAATCGGCCCCACAGCACCAGCACGAGGAGGATGCTGCCAAGCCGAGCCGGCACGACGGTGAGGCCACCGGCGAGGCCACGGCAGCGGGTGCCCGTCCCTTTCGGTGCGGGGCGTGCGGGAAGCGGTTCGGGGCGAGCACCACGCTGATGCGGCACCAGGCGCTGCACGGAGCCGAGCGCCCCTTCTCCTGCGCCGAATGCGGCCGCGGTTTCTGTGACCGGGCGGCGCTGGCCACGCACCGGCGAGGGCACACGGGCGAGCGCCCCTTCGCCTGCGCCCAGTGCGGCAAAGCCTTtgccggcagcgcggggctgctGGTGCACCAACGGGCGCACACGGGCGAGCGTCCCTTTGCCTGCGCCGAGTGCGGGCAGCGCTTCCGGCAGAGCGCCCACCTTGCCCAACACCGCCAGGGCGCCCACGGCACGGGGcgcccgcacccctgcccgcaGTGCGGCAAAGCCTTCGCCCTCCGCTCCACGCTGGCCCGGCACGCTCAGACCCACACCGGCGAGCGACCCCACGCCTGCGGCGACTGCGGGCGCCGCTTCCGCCAACGGGCTCACCTGGCCCGGCACCGCCTGGCACACACGGGCGAACGCCCTTTCCCCTGCGGCGAGTGCGGCAAAACCTTCGCCCTCAGCGCGACGCTGCTGCGGCACCAGCTGGTGCACACCGGCGAACGCCCGCACCGTTGCCCCGACTGTCCCCGCGCCTACACCCAAAGCGCCTACCTGGCCCAGCACCGCCGCAGCGCCCACGCCGGCCAACGGCCCCACGCCTGCCCCGAATGCCCACGGACTTTCGCCGACCGCGCCAACCTCCTGCGCCATCGCCGGGGTCACGCCGGCGCCCGACCCCACGCCTGCGGGCAGTGCGGACGACGCTTCGCCCAACGGGCGCATCTCCGGGCGCACGCTGGCACCCACGGCGGGCAGCGGTCCTTTGCCTGCGGGCAGTGCGGGCAGCTTTTTGGGCGACGGGCAGCGCTGGCGGCTCACGGGCGGGCGCACGGCGGGCAGCGGCCCTTTGCCTGCGGGCAGTGCGGGCAGCGATTCGCCCAGCGAGCCAGCCTGGTAGAACACGGCCGACGGCACACGGGCGAGCGACCCCACCGCTGTCCTCTGTGTCACCGCCGTTTCCGGCATCGCTCGGCGTTGTTGCGGCACCGGCGGGCGCACGCCGGCGAACGTCCCTTTCCCTGCGCCCACTGCGGCCGCCGCTACAGCCGCAGCTCCAACCTCCTCCTGCACCAGCGAGTTCATGCGCCCAACTGA